A genomic window from Pseudocitrobacter corydidari includes:
- a CDS encoding RpiB/LacA/LacB family sugar-phosphate isomerase, which yields MKTKIAIACDDVGFERKEAIKKYLEEEKNAEVVYDPVKSKAEGVNNFARLADEMAGVIQRDECRLGIYICGTGIGFTCQVNKHWGIRAVAVTNPYSAKRARLSNNAQIIGLGCRVNDLEYTKMIVDAWFDNAFDFATARENSKKNLLEAERSDNALLVKPADVRWNMGFRPDDETI from the coding sequence ATGAAAACGAAAATAGCGATTGCGTGCGATGATGTGGGTTTTGAACGCAAAGAAGCGATCAAAAAGTATCTTGAAGAAGAGAAAAATGCCGAGGTGGTGTACGACCCGGTAAAAAGCAAAGCAGAAGGCGTGAATAATTTCGCCCGTCTGGCGGATGAGATGGCGGGCGTCATCCAGCGTGACGAGTGCCGACTGGGTATCTACATCTGCGGCACCGGCATTGGTTTTACCTGCCAGGTGAACAAACATTGGGGGATCCGCGCGGTTGCGGTAACCAACCCCTATTCCGCCAAGCGTGCCCGACTGAGCAATAACGCGCAAATTATCGGCCTGGGCTGCCGGGTGAACGATCTTGAGTACACCAAGATGATCGTCGATGCGTGGTTTGATAACGCGTTCGATTTTGCCACGGCAAGAGAGAACTCCAAAAAGAACTTACTGGAAGCTGAGCGTAGTGATAATGCTTTACTGGTTAAACCCGCAGACGTTCGCTGGAATATGGGTTTCAGACCAGACGATGAAACAATCTGA
- a CDS encoding PTS galactitol transporter subunit IIC yields the protein MELITQFINDLGNFIFIPVIFLVLMKLLGRPLSECISSAIKVGIGFIALTMTIKLMLEKMQPAVTGLAEATGSSLSAIDVGGAATAVMGFGSSMGAIIIPLCVAVNIAMLVARLTDCVNVDVFNLHQNASMGAIVGAYSGSFLYGVLTAALFHVWALIAADLGAKNNEKFFNLPKGVAISHPVANTYLLFAYPFNWVYDRIPGFRNLNVTAESIQKRFGILGDPTMVGFIIGILLGFCGYGWESPYHTIIASLQLGMYLAAVMLLLPRMTSIMMEGLVPLSNVARKKLVKRFPDRDITVGMDTALIVGHPSVIAPALLLIPVIVILAVVLPGNRVMPLGDLSQFVFFIACMVPVFNGNIIRTWVTSIILFGGGLYIASWMAPATNEVFQKFGTNPDSSVMYSSLNPSANPFTGLFAGLSHVGIAGYVLAGVLLLSVGYLLKQKARRQMKNDAEKTA from the coding sequence ATGGAACTGATTACGCAGTTTATTAACGATCTGGGTAATTTTATCTTCATTCCTGTGATCTTCCTGGTGCTGATGAAACTGCTTGGACGCCCGCTGTCCGAGTGCATTTCCTCCGCCATTAAGGTGGGTATTGGTTTTATCGCCTTAACCATGACCATCAAGCTGATGCTGGAAAAGATGCAGCCTGCGGTAACCGGCCTTGCCGAAGCCACGGGGTCATCGCTGAGCGCGATTGACGTCGGCGGCGCAGCCACCGCGGTCATGGGCTTTGGTTCAAGCATGGGCGCGATCATCATTCCACTGTGCGTGGCGGTAAATATCGCGATGCTGGTGGCACGTCTGACCGACTGCGTTAACGTCGACGTGTTTAACCTGCACCAGAACGCCTCAATGGGCGCAATTGTCGGTGCCTATTCCGGCAGCTTCCTGTACGGCGTCCTGACTGCCGCGCTGTTCCACGTCTGGGCGCTGATTGCCGCAGACCTGGGGGCGAAGAACAATGAGAAGTTCTTTAATCTGCCAAAAGGTGTGGCAATTTCACACCCGGTTGCCAATACCTATCTGCTGTTCGCCTACCCGTTCAACTGGGTTTACGACCGCATTCCGGGCTTCCGTAACCTGAACGTGACCGCTGAGTCTATCCAGAAACGCTTCGGTATTCTGGGTGACCCAACCATGGTTGGCTTTATTATTGGTATTCTGTTGGGCTTTTGTGGCTATGGTTGGGAATCGCCGTATCACACCATTATTGCCAGCCTGCAACTGGGGATGTATCTCGCTGCCGTAATGCTGCTGCTGCCACGCATGACCTCTATCATGATGGAAGGCCTGGTACCGCTGTCTAACGTGGCGCGTAAGAAACTGGTTAAGCGCTTCCCGGATCGTGATATCACCGTGGGCATGGATACGGCGCTGATCGTCGGTCATCCGTCCGTTATCGCTCCTGCACTGCTGCTGATTCCGGTGATTGTGATTCTGGCGGTGGTACTGCCGGGTAACCGTGTGATGCCGTTGGGCGACCTGTCGCAGTTCGTCTTCTTCATCGCCTGTATGGTTCCGGTCTTCAACGGCAACATTATTCGTACCTGGGTCACCTCTATCATCCTGTTCGGCGGCGGCCTCTATATTGCCTCCTGGATGGCTCCGGCAACTAATGAAGTATTCCAGAAATTTGGTACTAACCCGGATTCAAGCGTGATGTACTCCTCGCTTAACCCGTCAGCAAACCCGTTTACCGGTCTGTTCGCTGGCCTGAGCCACGTCGGTATCGCAGGATACGTCCTGGCAGGTGTTCTGCTGCTGTCGGTTGGATACTTACTCAAACAGAAAGCGCGTCGTCAGATGAAAAACGACGCAGAAAAAACGGCCTAA
- a CDS encoding PTS sugar transporter subunit IIB: MKKILVVCGNGIASSSIMVSVLQDFLKEEKMEAQVDKSSLMACTADTFNGYDLIVSSTKLDNPAITTRVIVGAGLLTGLGEDEIFAAVKEELTK, encoded by the coding sequence ATGAAAAAGATCTTAGTGGTATGCGGAAACGGAATCGCCTCCTCCTCCATCATGGTTTCTGTGCTGCAGGATTTCCTGAAAGAAGAAAAAATGGAAGCGCAGGTTGATAAATCATCGCTGATGGCCTGCACCGCCGACACCTTTAATGGCTACGACCTGATTGTTTCATCAACCAAACTCGATAACCCGGCGATTACCACACGCGTTATCGTCGGCGCCGGTTTGCTGACGGGCCTGGGCGAAGATGAAATTTTCGCGGCAGTAAAAGAAGAACTGACGAAGTAG
- a CDS encoding PTS sugar transporter subunit IIA, protein MKFEILVNDVGDNISDYRTAITFAGTKLLEQGYITPAYIDACLEREKTYPTGLMMANGQGIAIPHADYTLVKTNSISIVRFAKDVAFGQMEDADLTVDCGIMFNLAFATSDQHMSILRRLFTLFQDITFIESCRNLKAEEVGQYVQEMLSAS, encoded by the coding sequence ATGAAATTTGAGATTCTGGTAAACGATGTTGGCGACAATATTTCAGATTACCGCACAGCAATCACCTTTGCAGGAACAAAGCTTCTGGAACAAGGCTACATCACACCCGCGTACATTGACGCGTGCCTGGAGCGCGAGAAAACGTATCCGACCGGGCTGATGATGGCCAATGGTCAGGGGATTGCCATCCCGCATGCGGACTATACGCTGGTGAAAACAAACAGCATCAGCATCGTCCGCTTTGCGAAAGATGTCGCCTTTGGGCAGATGGAAGACGCCGATTTAACCGTCGATTGCGGCATTATGTTTAACCTGGCGTTCGCCACCAGCGATCAGCATATGTCAATTCTGCGTCGTCTGTTTACCCTGTTCCAGGACATCACCTTTATTGAGTCCTGCCGGAATCTGAAGGCAGAAGAAGTGGGTCAATACGTTCAGGAAATGCTTAGCGCCTCCTGA
- the hxlB gene encoding 6-phospho-3-hexuloisomerase — protein sequence MKNYSLVTGELSSLADRIDQAEFDKLIDFITTAGHIFLAGAGRSGQMINAFANRLMHLGLDVSVVGEISSPHSHPNDLMIVGSGSGETLRLINQVQIAKKNGVRIALITTAPNSTLAGLADCVLTIPAASSVQPMGSLFEQASLLTYDSIVLTLMENLNETSLSMKQRHADIE from the coding sequence ATGAAAAATTACTCTCTTGTAACCGGCGAGCTCTCTTCCCTCGCCGACAGGATCGATCAAGCCGAATTCGACAAACTGATCGATTTCATTACTACAGCAGGCCATATCTTTTTGGCGGGCGCGGGGCGTTCGGGCCAGATGATCAACGCCTTCGCCAATCGATTAATGCACCTGGGCCTGGATGTCAGCGTGGTGGGTGAAATCAGTTCACCGCATTCACACCCCAATGATCTGATGATTGTCGGTTCGGGTTCAGGCGAAACGCTCCGGTTGATTAACCAGGTTCAGATTGCGAAGAAAAACGGCGTGCGTATTGCGCTTATCACCACCGCACCGAATTCTACGCTGGCAGGGTTAGCGGATTGCGTGTTGACGATCCCGGCGGCAAGCAGCGTGCAACCGATGGGTTCATTGTTTGAACAGGCTTCGCTGTTAACCTACGACAGTATTGTGCTTACGCTCATGGAAAATCTGAACGAAACCAGTCTGAGCATGAAGCAGCGCCACGCAGATATCGAGTAA
- a CDS encoding 2-hydroxyacid dehydrogenase yields the protein MKIAVYSTKQYDKKYLQNVNEAYGFELEFFDFLLTEKTAKTAHGCEAVCIFVNDDGSRPVLEELKKNGVKYIALRCAGFNNVDLDAAKELGLRVVRVPAYSPEAVAEHAIGMMMTLNRRIHRAYQRTRDANFSLEGLTGFIMYGKTAGVIGTGKIGIAALRILKGFGMRLLAFDPYPSAAALELGVEYVDLQTLFSQSDVISLHCPLTPENYHLLNADAFAQMKDGVMIVNTSRGALIDSQAAIDALKNQKIGSLGMDVYENERDLFFEDKSNDVIQDDVFRRLSACHNVLFTGHQAFLTAEALTSISETTLENLRQIDKGTDCPNALA from the coding sequence ATGAAAATCGCCGTTTATAGCACAAAGCAGTACGACAAAAAGTATCTGCAAAATGTGAATGAGGCTTATGGCTTTGAGCTTGAATTTTTCGACTTTCTGTTAACGGAAAAAACCGCCAAAACGGCCCATGGCTGCGAAGCGGTATGTATCTTCGTCAATGATGACGGCAGCCGCCCGGTGCTGGAAGAGTTGAAGAAAAATGGCGTCAAGTACATCGCCCTGCGCTGTGCGGGCTTTAACAACGTCGATCTCGATGCGGCTAAAGAGCTGGGTCTGCGCGTGGTGCGCGTTCCAGCCTATTCGCCGGAAGCGGTCGCCGAACACGCCATAGGCATGATGATGACGCTGAACCGCCGTATTCACCGCGCGTATCAACGTACTCGTGATGCTAACTTCTCGCTGGAAGGTCTGACCGGGTTCATCATGTACGGTAAAACCGCCGGGGTGATTGGTACCGGGAAAATCGGTATTGCCGCGCTGCGTATACTGAAAGGTTTCGGTATGCGTCTGTTGGCGTTCGATCCGTATCCGAGTGCTGCCGCGCTGGAACTGGGTGTTGAATATGTCGACCTGCAGACACTGTTTTCTCAGTCGGACGTTATCTCCCTGCACTGCCCGCTGACGCCGGAAAACTATCACCTGCTGAACGCCGATGCGTTTGCGCAGATGAAGGACGGTGTGATGATCGTCAATACCAGCCGTGGTGCGCTGATTGATTCTCAGGCCGCGATTGATGCGCTGAAAAATCAGAAGATTGGCTCGCTGGGGATGGACGTATACGAGAACGAACGCGATCTGTTCTTTGAAGATAAGTCTAACGACGTGATCCAGGATGACGTGTTCCGTCGCCTGTCTGCCTGCCATAACGTGCTGTTTACCGGGCACCAGGCTTTCCTGACCGCCGAAGCGCTGACCAGCATTTCCGAAACCACGCTGGAAAACCTGCGTCAGATCGACAAAGGCACAGATTGCCCGAACGCATTGGCGTAA
- a CDS encoding DUF1861 family protein: protein MVARVSDLYQRYLAQRTPRKGGKIRFHGVKDVDVYNPSAPFRDADRWLIAARVEARASEMSQVCFFEWDGLNDALLVEDAPRFALQDPFVCWIDNQRVVGGVEVEFDAHNQPVRWRTQFWAGPSIFHMRLMTKGPWGMKDIRLVSLPDARVLVFTRPQGAIGGRGMIGWTIVDTLKDLNASSIDKATLLHHVESMDWCGVNAAKLLPDGRVDVLAHVAHFDSELNRHYYAARFIFDYHSGQSSPIEIVACRDDFLPGESKRDDLRDVVFPAGWLQMPEGRLLFCGTSDCEVQWLAC, encoded by the coding sequence ATGGTAGCCCGTGTCAGCGATCTTTATCAGCGCTATCTTGCTCAACGCACGCCGCGCAAAGGCGGAAAAATTCGTTTTCACGGCGTGAAAGATGTGGATGTTTATAATCCGTCTGCGCCGTTTCGCGACGCAGATCGGTGGCTTATTGCCGCGCGTGTGGAAGCACGCGCGAGCGAAATGTCGCAGGTCTGTTTTTTTGAGTGGGATGGGCTTAACGATGCGTTGCTGGTGGAGGATGCGCCACGCTTCGCGCTTCAGGACCCCTTCGTTTGCTGGATAGATAACCAGCGCGTTGTCGGTGGCGTAGAGGTCGAATTTGATGCGCATAACCAACCTGTACGCTGGCGCACCCAGTTTTGGGCGGGGCCATCAATTTTCCATATGCGTCTGATGACAAAGGGCCCGTGGGGAATGAAGGATATTCGGCTTGTCTCTTTGCCTGACGCACGTGTGCTGGTATTTACCCGGCCCCAGGGCGCGATTGGCGGGCGCGGGATGATTGGCTGGACGATCGTTGATACGCTAAAAGATCTCAATGCGTCATCGATAGACAAAGCCACTTTATTACATCACGTTGAAAGTATGGACTGGTGTGGCGTAAACGCAGCGAAGTTATTACCTGACGGCCGTGTTGACGTGCTGGCGCATGTGGCGCATTTTGATTCGGAGTTGAACCGCCACTACTATGCGGCGCGGTTTATCTTTGATTATCACAGTGGGCAAAGTTCGCCAATCGAGATCGTTGCGTGTCGCGATGATTTTCTGCCGGGAGAGAGCAAGCGCGACGATTTGCGCGATGTGGTGTTTCCTGCGGGATGGTTACAGATGCCGGAGGGAAGGCTGCTTTTCTGCGGAACAAGCGACTGCGAAGTGCAGTGGCTGGCGTGCTAA
- a CDS encoding glycoside hydrolase family 130 protein encodes MNRHSNNPLITPADIVPSLPGRKVECVFNTGVTEFGNEIILLLRVAESVISHDPNLIIVPLLEKTEAGWVESTTSFDKRDDRYDFSDPRTIVLKSDTAQVWLTSMSHLRLARSTDGVNFTIDDHPFIIADTQYEEFGCEDARITKIDDTWYINYSAVSSLGISTAMATTRDFVTVEKKGLILCPDNRDVCFFPEKVNGRYMALTRPAPCHFGHPEIWICESPDMLHWGNHRHLLGRSGDEWDARKSGGGAPLIKTERGWLEIYHGVDADQRYCLGALLLDLNDPTKILAKSPVPLLEPAAPYELEGFFGNVVFTCGALIRNDVLHVWYGAADECTALATWPLDALWRHLRLA; translated from the coding sequence ATGAACAGGCACAGTAATAACCCGCTGATCACCCCGGCAGACATCGTGCCTTCTCTGCCAGGCAGGAAGGTGGAATGCGTGTTCAACACCGGCGTAACCGAATTTGGCAATGAAATCATTCTGCTGTTGCGCGTCGCGGAAAGCGTGATTAGCCACGATCCCAATTTGATTATCGTTCCGCTGCTGGAAAAAACGGAAGCCGGCTGGGTGGAATCGACCACCTCGTTTGATAAACGTGATGACCGTTATGACTTCAGCGACCCGCGCACTATTGTGCTGAAAAGCGATACCGCGCAGGTCTGGCTGACCTCTATGTCGCATCTGCGTCTGGCGCGTAGCACGGATGGTGTGAACTTCACTATCGACGATCATCCTTTTATTATCGCCGACACGCAGTATGAAGAGTTTGGCTGCGAAGATGCGCGTATCACCAAAATCGACGACACCTGGTACATCAACTATTCTGCCGTCTCGTCGCTTGGGATCTCTACCGCCATGGCGACAACCCGCGATTTTGTCACCGTCGAGAAGAAAGGGCTGATCCTCTGCCCGGATAACCGCGACGTCTGTTTCTTCCCGGAAAAGGTGAACGGTCGTTATATGGCCTTGACCCGCCCGGCGCCGTGTCACTTTGGTCATCCGGAAATCTGGATCTGCGAATCACCGGATATGCTGCACTGGGGTAATCATCGTCATCTGCTGGGGCGTTCAGGCGATGAGTGGGATGCGCGTAAATCAGGCGGCGGCGCGCCGTTGATTAAAACAGAGCGCGGCTGGCTGGAGATTTATCACGGCGTCGATGCCGATCAACGTTACTGTCTCGGTGCGCTGCTGCTTGACCTGAACGACCCTACCAAAATTCTGGCGAAATCGCCGGTGCCGCTGCTGGAACCTGCTGCGCCGTATGAACTGGAAGGTTTCTTTGGCAATGTCGTGTTCACCTGCGGGGCACTGATTCGCAATGACGTACTGCACGTCTGGTATGGTGCGGCGGATGAATGCACCGCGCTGGCGACCTGGCCGCTGGATGCGTTGTGGCGTCACCTGAGGCTGGCGTAA
- a CDS encoding alpha-glucosidase: MESKPWWQATTCYQIYLPSFCDGNNDGLGDFPGLISKLDYLQSLGIGAVWITPFYPSPLVDNGYDISDYCAVDERFGDMDDFRQLVAGCHARGIRVIIDLVVNHVSSEHPWFKDAWNNPASRYRDYFIFRDQPNNWQSFFSGSAWTAEPDTGQYYYHKFAPQQVDLNWANPQVEKEIHRVIDFWIAQGVDGFRFDVINFLTTDGVLHDNPQEEGEQKHEHDINQPGIIATLARLCRYIRQRGDFFLIGEIGSDDLAVLKRYQSPTLMDVVFNFNIGSQKAFNVTQLYEALKDTLKQQPGLPTLFFSSHDMSRMISRFGENERDTERALAVLALQLTVSGVPFIFQGEELGLTDYRPQTAEQLFDIQGITHYQTALAAGNSPDAALALAMDHSRDGSRAPIPWRDAPNGGFSTVAPWMPVTGDIATLNALAQQADASSFWHQYQQLIMLRRHTEALNHGQQSPLTLSNECIWFSRRSASEQVWVAINFGEPQHNPWHTLAAEVIYGDDTTELAKNHCLIKRRVYEQAQ; this comes from the coding sequence ATGGAGAGTAAACCGTGGTGGCAGGCGACAACCTGCTATCAAATCTATCTGCCGTCGTTCTGCGACGGCAATAACGACGGGCTGGGAGATTTTCCTGGCCTTATCTCAAAGCTTGATTATCTTCAGTCGCTTGGGATAGGAGCGGTATGGATTACGCCGTTTTATCCGTCACCGCTGGTGGATAACGGCTACGACATCAGCGACTACTGCGCGGTGGATGAACGTTTTGGCGATATGGATGATTTTCGCCAGTTGGTGGCTGGCTGCCATGCGCGCGGTATCCGCGTCATTATCGATCTGGTGGTAAATCACGTTTCATCTGAGCATCCCTGGTTTAAGGATGCATGGAATAACCCGGCCAGCCGCTATCGCGATTACTTTATTTTTCGCGACCAGCCCAATAACTGGCAGTCGTTTTTCTCCGGTAGCGCATGGACCGCAGAGCCCGATACAGGGCAGTACTATTACCATAAGTTTGCCCCGCAGCAGGTTGACCTTAACTGGGCGAATCCGCAGGTAGAGAAGGAGATTCATCGGGTTATTGATTTCTGGATAGCGCAGGGCGTCGATGGTTTTCGCTTCGACGTGATTAACTTCCTCACCACCGACGGCGTGCTGCACGATAATCCGCAGGAGGAGGGCGAGCAGAAGCACGAACACGATATCAACCAACCGGGCATTATCGCGACCCTGGCACGGCTTTGCCGTTATATCCGCCAGCGTGGGGATTTTTTCCTGATTGGCGAGATTGGCAGCGACGACCTGGCCGTACTGAAGCGTTATCAAAGCCCTACGCTTATGGATGTAGTGTTTAACTTCAACATTGGTAGCCAGAAAGCCTTCAATGTCACCCAACTGTACGAGGCTCTTAAAGATACGCTTAAGCAGCAGCCTGGTCTGCCAACGCTGTTTTTCTCCAGCCATGACATGTCCCGCATGATCAGCCGTTTTGGCGAAAACGAGCGTGATACCGAGCGGGCCCTGGCGGTGCTTGCCCTGCAACTGACCGTCAGCGGCGTACCGTTTATTTTTCAGGGCGAAGAGCTGGGGCTGACGGACTATCGTCCGCAAACCGCAGAACAACTGTTTGATATCCAGGGTATCACGCATTATCAAACTGCGCTGGCGGCAGGGAACTCGCCTGACGCGGCGCTGGCTCTGGCGATGGATCACTCGCGTGATGGCTCCAGAGCGCCCATTCCCTGGCGGGATGCGCCTAACGGCGGGTTCTCTACGGTCGCGCCATGGATGCCTGTTACCGGCGATATCGCTACGTTGAATGCGTTGGCACAGCAGGCGGACGCGTCATCGTTTTGGCACCAGTACCAGCAACTTATCATGCTCCGCCGCCACACGGAGGCGTTAAACCATGGTCAGCAAAGTCCGTTAACGTTGAGCAATGAGTGTATTTGGTTTTCACGACGCAGCGCCAGCGAACAGGTATGGGTCGCGATTAATTTTGGCGAACCACAGCACAACCCGTGGCACACCCTCGCAGCCGAGGTCATCTATGGTGATGACACTACTGAGCTTGCGAAGAATCACTGTTTAATTAAAAGGAGAGTTTATGAACAGGCACAGTAA
- a CDS encoding carbohydrate ABC transporter permease, translating to MKKLTPLSLVIHALMFLLALTWLYPFIWMVISSLKPTAEIYTTGLFSGHLTLENYTFLFDNSNRADKPFLRTLCNSLFVSITITACVTITSMLVGYAVAKTEFRGKNAFRNLLIVQMVFPVFMFIIPQFVLMRELGLINSYSAMILPYAMSAWGIFMVSQSFKGTPNDYLYAARLDHASLWGILRHVMMPLNKSILAIVALFTFSSSWDNFLWPLIVMREVDKMPFSVLLATFSKSYGVYLGPVLAGSVVQMLPIVILFIVFRKYFLEGMSLSLK from the coding sequence ATGAAAAAGCTCACTCCCTTGAGTCTTGTAATCCACGCGCTGATGTTTCTGCTGGCGCTCACCTGGCTCTATCCGTTTATCTGGATGGTCATTTCGTCGCTGAAACCGACGGCGGAAATCTATACCACCGGTTTGTTCTCCGGCCATTTAACGCTGGAGAACTACACCTTCTTGTTTGATAACAGCAATCGCGCCGACAAACCGTTTTTACGCACGCTGTGCAACTCGCTGTTTGTCTCCATCACCATAACCGCCTGCGTGACAATTACGTCCATGCTGGTGGGGTATGCGGTGGCGAAAACGGAGTTTCGCGGTAAAAATGCTTTTCGTAACTTGTTGATTGTGCAGATGGTCTTCCCGGTGTTCATGTTCATTATTCCGCAGTTTGTACTGATGCGGGAACTCGGGCTTATCAATAGCTATAGCGCCATGATCCTGCCGTATGCCATGAGCGCGTGGGGGATTTTTATGGTGTCGCAAAGCTTTAAAGGTACGCCAAACGATTATCTCTATGCAGCACGTCTCGATCACGCCAGCCTGTGGGGGATCCTGCGTCACGTCATGATGCCGCTGAATAAATCCATACTGGCTATCGTTGCGTTGTTCACCTTTTCCAGCTCATGGGACAACTTCCTGTGGCCGCTTATCGTGATGCGCGAAGTGGACAAAATGCCGTTCTCCGTGCTGCTGGCGACCTTTAGTAAATCGTATGGCGTATACCTCGGCCCAGTGCTTGCCGGTTCAGTGGTGCAAATGTTGCCGATCGTCATTCTGTTTATTGTGTTCCGCAAATACTTCCTTGAAGGGATGTCGTTATCACTTAAATAA
- a CDS encoding carbohydrate ABC transporter permease yields the protein MAGYDSRTGGLLASTWVGYSLLFWFYPLAWLAVLSVTQWQFIGTPKFIGLQNVFGVMQDKLFWQSMWNVCRFLMWYLPIVFISSMLFAAGLKKIKYGKSFIALSFLLANISSGVAYSIVFSKLFSEYGPVNQFLREWLGVSVPWFTNPDCAMLSIALIVTWKFVGYYGLILYSGMLAIPKDIYSAALLDKTGKFKQSWAITLPMMNAQIVMVVVLAMTVAFAIFTEPYLITGGGPLNSTTSPMVVMYEVAFQKMKPTWAATMSIIVAACSFLAIWIFRKLYEKNIEIV from the coding sequence ATGGCTGGATATGATTCCCGCACCGGAGGCCTTTTGGCCTCCACCTGGGTCGGTTATTCGCTTTTATTCTGGTTTTATCCGCTGGCCTGGCTGGCGGTTTTAAGCGTGACGCAGTGGCAATTTATCGGTACGCCAAAATTTATTGGCCTGCAAAATGTATTTGGCGTAATGCAGGATAAACTTTTCTGGCAATCCATGTGGAACGTGTGTCGTTTTCTGATGTGGTATTTGCCGATAGTCTTTATTTCATCAATGCTTTTCGCCGCAGGTTTGAAAAAAATCAAGTACGGCAAATCATTTATTGCACTGAGTTTTTTGCTGGCCAATATTTCATCGGGTGTGGCGTACTCTATCGTATTTTCAAAACTGTTTAGCGAATACGGGCCGGTAAACCAATTTTTACGTGAATGGTTAGGCGTCTCTGTGCCGTGGTTTACCAACCCGGATTGTGCAATGTTATCAATTGCGCTGATTGTCACCTGGAAATTTGTGGGTTATTACGGGCTGATTCTCTATTCCGGCATGTTGGCTATTCCGAAGGATATTTACAGCGCAGCATTGCTGGATAAAACCGGGAAATTCAAACAGAGCTGGGCAATTACTTTACCGATGATGAACGCGCAAATCGTGATGGTGGTGGTGCTGGCGATGACCGTGGCTTTCGCCATCTTCACCGAACCATACCTGATTACCGGCGGCGGCCCGCTTAACAGCACTACCAGCCCGATGGTGGTGATGTATGAAGTGGCGTTCCAGAAGATGAAGCCCACCTGGGCGGCGACCATGTCGATTATCGTGGCGGCGTGCAGCTTCCTGGCGATCTGGATTTTCCGCAAACTGTACGAAAAAAATATCGAGATTGTGTGA
- a CDS encoding ABC transporter substrate-binding protein — MIAKLTASALLMLSLSGCGPDEKPAEETPKTPIKMWVAPNENEEAFWNTMVKEWNKDPSHTPVEFTTIPAANSSEEAIMNALASGTEPDLSSNIFIGFASQLDEIGQTEDLSKMPGYDDLIKNRQMTNILPAWKLNGKQTVLPIYVNPIVWWWRGDLLKQYGFDHVPTRYDELYQLAEKRAQDNNGYTIQLTAGKNWWERWFDLIPLYYAQSGGQSYIVDNKTQFNDPSGLAVLTFMGKVFNSKWSSYDFTSADDPLASGQVLASARGPWDLARYRKQYPEVLKSIQIGPMLTEKGTAHPHTFGDSKGMVIFSSSKHKSEAWAFMQWVFNNAEHDRTWLELTGMPPARADLLSNPTFVSYFDKNPLEKEIASYVDVALPPVATTQTTEIQRSMTQMLEEVIFNNTDPVKALEKSTQEINTLLAK; from the coding sequence ATGATTGCTAAATTAACGGCATCTGCGTTACTGATGCTGTCGCTGTCTGGCTGCGGGCCAGATGAAAAACCCGCAGAAGAAACGCCGAAAACGCCGATTAAAATGTGGGTGGCGCCGAATGAGAATGAAGAAGCCTTCTGGAATACGATGGTAAAAGAGTGGAATAAAGACCCGTCGCATACGCCTGTTGAATTCACAACTATTCCTGCGGCAAATAGTTCTGAAGAAGCCATAATGAATGCATTGGCTTCAGGAACGGAACCCGATTTATCCAGCAATATTTTTATCGGTTTCGCCAGCCAGCTTGATGAAATTGGCCAAACCGAAGACCTGTCAAAAATGCCGGGCTATGATGACCTTATTAAAAATCGTCAAATGACGAATATTCTTCCGGCATGGAAACTGAACGGCAAACAGACAGTGCTGCCGATTTATGTTAACCCCATTGTCTGGTGGTGGCGCGGCGATTTGCTTAAGCAATACGGTTTTGACCATGTGCCTACCCGCTACGATGAGCTCTATCAGCTGGCGGAAAAACGCGCGCAGGACAACAACGGCTACACCATTCAGCTCACCGCAGGGAAAAACTGGTGGGAGCGCTGGTTCGACCTTATCCCACTGTACTACGCGCAGAGCGGTGGCCAATCTTATATCGTTGATAATAAAACCCAGTTTAACGATCCGTCAGGGCTGGCTGTACTGACATTTATGGGGAAAGTCTTCAACAGCAAATGGAGCAGTTACGACTTCACTTCAGCGGACGATCCGCTGGCAAGCGGGCAGGTGCTGGCTTCCGCACGCGGACCGTGGGATCTCGCACGCTATCGTAAGCAGTATCCGGAAGTGCTGAAATCCATTCAAATTGGCCCGATGCTGACGGAAAAAGGCACCGCCCATCCGCATACTTTTGGCGACAGTAAAGGGATGGTTATCTTCAGTTCCAGCAAGCACAAATCAGAAGCCTGGGCGTTTATGCAGTGGGTATTCAATAATGCCGAGCACGATCGCACCTGGCTTGAGCTGACCGGAATGCCGCCTGCGCGTGCCGATCTGCTCAGCAACCCAACCTTTGTCAGCTACTTTGATAAAAACCCGCTGGAAAAAGAGATTGCCTCCTATGTTGACGTCGCGCTGCCACCGGTTGCCACTACGCAAACCACGGAAATTCAGCGCAGCATGACGCAAATGCTGGAAGAGGTGATTTTCAATAACACCGATCCTGTTAAAGCGCTTGAAAAATCAACCCAGGAAATTAACACCCTGCTGGCAAAATAA